A region of Necator americanus strain Aroian chromosome I, whole genome shotgun sequence DNA encodes the following proteins:
- a CDS encoding hypothetical protein (NECATOR_CHRI.G1264.T1), with protein sequence MSQSAVRVATGLQQHLTKECLQKAAECFRLKPRHLLFYHPIKFEIRHTFPSSKLSLYSEEINGTTYWLGHLRNKLSKDTPIFTYEGTYNEADFLKAFEEFENIHDLFARSRLPLIVAEEKITTSIFSYLSRIDSEIDKRNYPCYLFYMTDEQMKNLIQKRLQLPEGYTIGTPNLEEEARCMTGTWRYGADGGLELTREKIRRFPSVCVRKDGRMVGFYMLEPLGWLNHHFVFEEHRGKGIGTLLELAHSQNCIRAGMRVCKLVELCNQTAIESTKRSKYWTLAKGDSGEELVIDYLDIYK encoded by the exons ATGTCACAGAG CGCAGTTCGCGTAGCGACCGGCCTCCAGCAACATCTGACAAAGGAGTGTTTGCAAAAGGCAGCGGAATGCTTCAGACTTAAACCCAGACATTTGTTATTCTATCATCCGATCAAATTCGAAATTCGCCACACATTTCCGTCCTCGAAATTATCACTGTATTCAGAAGAGATCAACGGAACCACGTATTGGTTAGGGCATCTTCGGAACAAGCTCTCCAA GGACACGCCCATTTTCACATACGAAGGCACTTACAATGAAGCGGATTTTCTCAAAGCATTCGAAGAATTCGAGAACATTCACGATTTGTTCGCACGTTCTCGGTTACCTTTGATAGTGGCCGAAGAAAAGATCACCACGTCG ATCTTTTCTTATCTGTCGAGGATTGACAGCGAAATCGATAAACGTAACTATCCATGCTACCTTTTCTACATGACCGATGAGCAAATGAAAAATCTCATTCAAAAACGATTGCAGCTACCTGAAGGCTATACGATTG GTACACCTAATTTGGAGGAGGAAGCACGTTGTATGACTGGCACGTGGAGATATGGCGCTGATGGTGGTCTCGAATTGACAAG GGAAAAAATCCGCCGCTTTCCCTCCGTATGCGTTCGAAAAGATGGCCGAATGGTCGGTTTTTATATGTTGGAACCGCTCGGCTGGTTGAATCATCACTTTGTGTTCGAAGAGCACCGTGGAAAAGGCATTGGTACACTGCTGGAGTTAGCACACAGTCAAAATTGCATACG TGCCGGTATGAGAGTATGTAAACTTGTCGAACTATGTAATCAAACAGCCATTGAATCCACAAAACGTTCGAAATATTGGACACTGGCCAAAGGTGATAGCGGTGAAGAACTTGTTATTGATTACTTGGatatttacaaataa